The following are from one region of the Nicotiana tomentosiformis chromosome 7, ASM39032v3, whole genome shotgun sequence genome:
- the LOC138896006 gene encoding uncharacterized protein, protein MHKTLQVMHATEMKGVELASYHLKGVSYSWFEMWEDSREEGSPPARWSEFANTLTDHFLPAETKAAHTAEFESLKKGSVSVWEYHMRFACLSKYSIYMFPTMEARVRRFVQGLCPLVINEAATTALNSDMNYEKMVAFAQATETHKLNNRNGVRG, encoded by the coding sequence atgcacaagaccctccaagttatgcatgctactgagatgaagggagtggagttggcctcctaccacctAAAAGGGGTGtcttattcttggtttgagatgtgggaggactctcgtgaggaagggagccctccggcaaggtggagtGAATTTGCCAACACCTTGActgaccatttcttgcctgctgagactaaggcagcccataCCGCTGAGTTTGAGAGCTTGAAGAAGGGTAGcgtgagtgtgtgggagtaccatatgaggtTTGCGTGCTTGTCCAAGTATTCCATCTACATGTTCCCCACTATGGAGGCAAgggtgcgccggtttgtgcagggcctctgccccttggtaattaatgaggctgctacaactgccttgaattctgatatgaactatgagaagatggtggcatttgctcaagctacagagactCACAAATTGAATAATAGGAATGGAGTgagagggtag